A window from Gemmatimonas sp. UBA7669 encodes these proteins:
- a CDS encoding serine hydrolase domain-containing protein: MNRTSPHLPTRGTRASQSASSSKLHGRRGLSGALLAGLALFVTAVPLACARRAGGAEAGAEAGPAAASAGPRAKVASRTAQAVYDSVRRVLDAGVASGAFPGAWAAVGTPDGVVAVYGAGQLDSADATRPDANTVWDLASLTKVIGTTSAVARLVADGAVALDTPVVRYLPQWTARGAERVTVRHLLTHSSGLPAWRALYKEAATREEALTQVFATAPDTLPGLRFVYSDLGFILLGQLVERVSGTTLADFEARQIFGPLGMRETRFLPPSTWLARTAPTERDPWRQRHLRGEVHDENAHRLGGVSGHAGLFSTGRDLVRFARMYLNHGRLDGVRVLDSATLATFTRVQDSSVSRRALGWETPTGGNSAGRRLSARAFGHTGFTGTSLWMDPEQQLFVLLLTNRVNPTRESRGIGTVRTALADAVSQAMASASTSLSPSSSPSSYPSAAGTGRR, encoded by the coding sequence ATGAACCGCACGTCGCCCCACCTCCCCACTCGCGGCACCCGGGCCAGCCAGTCGGCCTCCTCCTCCAAGTTACACGGGCGACGCGGTCTGAGCGGGGCTCTGCTGGCGGGGCTCGCGCTGTTCGTCACGGCGGTCCCGCTCGCCTGTGCACGCCGGGCCGGCGGTGCGGAGGCCGGTGCGGAGGCCGGTCCGGCGGCCGCAAGCGCAGGGCCACGAGCGAAGGTCGCGTCGCGCACGGCGCAGGCGGTGTACGACAGTGTGCGGCGCGTGCTTGATGCCGGCGTGGCCAGTGGGGCCTTTCCGGGAGCCTGGGCCGCCGTGGGGACGCCCGATGGTGTGGTCGCCGTGTATGGCGCCGGTCAGCTCGACAGCGCCGATGCCACCCGGCCCGACGCGAACACCGTGTGGGACCTGGCCTCACTCACCAAGGTGATCGGCACCACCAGCGCCGTGGCGCGCCTGGTCGCAGACGGCGCCGTGGCGCTCGACACGCCCGTGGTGCGCTATCTGCCGCAGTGGACCGCGCGAGGTGCGGAGCGGGTTACGGTGCGACATCTGCTGACCCACTCCAGCGGCCTGCCGGCCTGGCGGGCGCTGTACAAGGAGGCCGCGACGCGCGAGGAGGCGCTTACGCAGGTCTTTGCCACCGCGCCCGACACGCTCCCCGGGCTGCGTTTCGTGTACAGCGACTTGGGATTCATTCTGCTGGGGCAGTTGGTGGAGCGCGTGTCCGGCACCACCTTGGCCGACTTCGAAGCCCGACAGATCTTCGGGCCGCTTGGCATGCGCGAGACGCGCTTTCTGCCACCATCGACCTGGCTGGCGCGCACCGCACCGACAGAGCGCGATCCGTGGCGGCAGCGGCATTTGCGCGGCGAAGTGCATGATGAAAACGCGCACCGCCTGGGTGGCGTGTCGGGTCACGCGGGCCTGTTCTCGACCGGGCGCGACCTGGTGCGCTTTGCGCGCATGTATCTCAACCACGGACGTCTCGACGGCGTGCGCGTGCTCGACTCGGCCACGCTGGCGACCTTCACCCGCGTGCAGGACAGCAGCGTGTCGCGCCGGGCATTGGGTTGGGAGACGCCCACCGGCGGCAACAGCGCCGGCCGCCGCCTGTCGGCCCGGGCCTTCGGCCACACTGGCTTCACCGGCACCTCGCTATGGATGGATCCGGAACAGCAACTCTTTGTGCTGCTGCTGACCAACCGCGTCAACCCGACCCGGGAGAGCCGCGGCATTGGCACGGTGCGAACGGCGCTGGCCGATGCGGTGTCGCAGGCCATGGCGTCGGCCTCCACGTCCCTGTCCCCGTCGTCCTCCCCGTCGTCCTACCCGTCGGCAGCGGGCACGGGTCGGCGTTGA